CCGTAAGCGGGACGTTGTCAGTAGCGACGATGGGGAAGGGTGTTCACTTCACCGGTACGATCAGTGGGCTCGCGCCGGGAAAGCACGGATTCCACATTCACGAAAAGGGCGATTGCAGCGCACCGGACGGCACCAGCGCGGGTGGGCATTTCAATCCTGACCAGAAGCCTCACGCAGCTCCGGATGCTGCAGAGCATCATGCGGGCGACCTCGGTAATATTGAGGCCGCAGCCGATGGCACGGCGAAGGTCAACATGCACGTGAATGGCTTGACGCTTGGCACGGAAGCGAACTCAGCTAAAGGCAAGGCCATCATCATCCACGCTGGGCTCGATGATTTCACAACACAGCCAACCGGCAATGCCGGCGCGCGTCAGGCTTGTGGCGTGGTAATGTAAATGCCAGGCAAGAAATTATTGTAATTTCGGTGTTGAACTGTGTTGAACCAGGGGAGCGGATCAGTCTGACCGCTCCCCTATTTTATTTCTGAATCGACAAGTCATTTTTTAGAAACGTGCACGTAAAATCCAATTGAAGTTACTTCTGCCAACCAGTGTCCTCACATTATCCTGTACTTCTGTGAACTAGCCCATCTTTCGGTGG
The Acidobacteriota bacterium genome window above contains:
- a CDS encoding superoxide dismutase family protein, which encodes MFRKVCLGVALMVFAAAGLRAQSSIELKPTQGSTVSGTLSVATMGKGVHFTGTISGLAPGKHGFHIHEKGDCSAPDGTSAGGHFNPDQKPHAAPDAAEHHAGDLGNIEAAADGTAKVNMHVNGLTLGTEANSAKGKAIIIHAGLDDFTTQPTGNAGARQACGVVM